In Flammeovirgaceae bacterium, the sequence ACTTATATTCTATCCCATTCCATTCTTACGGCAAATTCCATTGGGCTTAGCCTACCGGCTCGGCCGCCTAACCCTGCGTTACCGCCTGGTGGGATTCGTGTACATCCTGACGGTTTTTTTCTTTATTCCTTTCTCGCTCATTTACCTTAATAAAGATTCAGCAGAAACCATCCGGATGGGCTTTAGACTTACGAACCACATCACAGCCGAACAAAAGACTATTGCCGTTACACTTAAGCAACCATCAGGTAATAAAAGCGGTGAGTGGCTGTTGTACCGTGAGGCCGATAACGCTTCCGAAGAAATTATTGTTGTTTACAGACGCAACAATATGTTAATGATCAACAAAGAAATGTTCCTGTTCAACAAGCCTGGGTATTGCTGGGATGGTGAAAACAAGCTTGGAAAATACAAGTGCTGTGTTGAAACCATTCTGCCTTCTTTTACATCTGCCTCCGATATAACGATCGATTCGGTTTATGTATTCAACCGCCAGTATTACCAGGCGCCCGATTCAACTGTTCAGCGGCTGTACATAAGCCCCGATTACCCGGTTATCCTAAAATACACCAGTCACACCGGTAACCGGATTACCGAAACCGAAGAGGTCGTAGGCATTTCGAGGGAATAGCGATTTCCGGCCGCCTCTATTTTATCTATATTGCATAGTCAAACAAGGTTATGCTGAAAGATACCATTTTGAAATTTTTGAAACTGGACGGCCTGGTAAACAACCTGAACGACTACGTTGAAACACGCCTTGAGTTACTGAAGTACGAAATCAGGGAGGATGTTGCGCAGGCCCTTGCCAAAGCCTCCATCTTTCTGGTGCTGATGTTGCTTGCCGGATTGGTGGTGGTATTTCTGAGCGTGGCCGCAGCCTTACTGTTGAGTATATACGTGGGCAGTGCTGCCGGATTTGCCATTATTAGCGGAGTTTACTTGTTAGTGATTATTATTATAGTTCTGACACGCAACCGCCTAACCCATACGATTGAAGAGGACATTAAAAAACATTTAAAGAAAAAAACGTCATGAACATGCAACAAACGGACGACCCCGTAAAAAGCCAGTTGTTGCGCAAAGCATCGCAACAGCGTGATGAACTGGAAGGCGAACTGAAAGACCTTTCTGACCGCACCGAAAAATTTTTAACCAATGCATTGATTATTGGCGGAGCATTGGCATTAACCTATGTCCTCGTCAGGCAGCTTGGCGGGAGAAAGAAAAAGAAATCAAAGACTAAGAAAGCAGTTACAAAGCCGCAAGCTGAAGTAGAGGCCGAGTCGGAAGATGACTCCCCCGTTACCCATGTAGTCTCACAAATTGGCACGGCCCTGCTTAGCCAGGCTACTGTTTTTTTGCTGAACATGGCCAAAGAAAAACTAACCGAATACCTGCAGGCTCAGGCACAAAAAAATACCCATGAACATTCTTAACCTGCTCTACCAGAAACAAACTCAGGGTAAAAAATCCATTGCCGTACTGATTGATCCCGACAAGGTTGCCGAACGGATTCAACTGCAGCACCTGATTGACCTGGCCAGCGAAAATTGTGTAGATTTTTTTCTGGTGGGTGGCAGCCTGGTTACCACTGTCAATAGCGCTGAAATCATTTCGCAGATTAAACAAAGTGTAAGTTTACCGGTTATCCTGTTCCCGGGTAATGCCATGCAGGTTGAGCCGACTGCCGATGGCATCTTTTTCTTATCACTTATATCCGGTCGCAATCCCGAACTGTTAATTGGTCAGCATGTGGTGGCGGCACCGGTTATCCGCAACACCCGGCTTGAGGTGCTGCC encodes:
- a CDS encoding phage holin family protein, which produces MLKDTILKFLKLDGLVNNLNDYVETRLELLKYEIREDVAQALAKASIFLVLMLLAGLVVVFLSVAAALLLSIYVGSAAGFAIISGVYLLVIIIIVLTRNRLTHTIEEDIKKHLKKKTS